From Demequina capsici:
ACGGGCGAGCGCGTCAAGCGTGCTTTCGATCAGCGCGCCGAGGAAGGGCGTCCCCATGGGATGCGCGCCTACGGGTGGGACAGGATCGACGGACAGGACGTGGTGAACGACGCCGAGGCCGACGTGATCCGCGAGGCGTCGCGTCGCGTCATCACAGGCGAGTCGCTGCGCGCGATCGTGGCGGACCTCAACGCTCGCGGCGTGCCTGCCCCGCGCGTCGAGAAGTGGACGACGATTTCGCTTCGCCAGATCATCGTGCGAGACCGCAACGCTGGGCGGCGGGTCCATCGCGGCAAGGTGGTCGGCATGGGCTCGTGGGAACCGATCGTTGACGCCGACACGCTCGAGCGCGTCAAGGCTGTGGTGACGGACCCGTCGCGAAGGCACCTTCGCATGGGACAGCCGAGGAAGTGGCTGCTCAGCGGTGTCGCCGAGTGCGGGAAGTGTGGCGCGACCGTGCGCGGCAACGCTGGCAAGACCGGCGCTACCCGATACATCTGCCCTAAGTGCTTCGGGGTGCGCCGGTCCGTCGAGCTGGTCGATTCTGTCGTTGAGAGCGTCATGGTCGAGCGCCTCGCGCTGCCTGACGCACCGAACCTGTTCGGCGGCGACGCGGACGCGCTCGAGGAAGCACGGGGACGCCTCGAGGGTGCGCGGGCGCGTATGGCGACGGCAGCGGACCAGTTCGCAGAGGGCACGATTTCCGCCGAGCAGTTGGCGAGGATCACCGCGAGGCTGCGAGTCGATGAGGCCGCCGCGCTCGAGGCGGTCCGCGCGTCAGAGCCTGTTCAGGTGCTCGGGGATTTCTCGGCGGATACCGTGCGCGAAGTGTGGGCAGAGGCAAGCGCGGAGCAGCGCCGCGAAGTGATCCGCACACTCATGCGGGTGACGATTCTGCCCGTAGGCTCGGGATTCCGGCCCGGCCCCGAGTCGATCGCAATCGAGTGGCGCACCTGAGGCGGGGCCTAGCCGGGTGCTGCGATCGGGTGCGGACGGATGCGGGGGAATGCGGTCGATTGCGTCGAATTGCCTATCAATTCCCCATGTGAGGAATATTTCAACCCCGTTGGTGGGAATGGCAGGAGGGAGCACGGCTGCCCGTGGGTGGTCAAAAAAGCGGACGCGCTCAGATCGCAGGGTGATTGTGATTTGACGTGCTCGAGGTTCGTGCGGCCTCGGTGACGATGGTGTGCGGCCTGGCCCCTGCGCTTCACCCCGGCTGCTGTTCTCTGGCTTTGCGCTTGCCTGTTGCGCCGTGTGCGGTGCGGTGGTCGGCTCGAGCTGCGCGGTGCGGTGGTGAGGCGGTGCTGTTGGGTGACCCACTGCCAAGCGTGTGCCCCTTCGCTAAGGGCACGTCTATCCCTCCCGAGACTCTCCCTCAGAGTCTCCGGCCTGGTCACGCTCGCGCGTTCATGATGTGGTTGTTGGTACAAAGCACCACCATGACAGTAGCACACGACGGAGCTAGTGTGCGGTGGCGGCTGCGTGCTGAGACATGCCTGTCATGACTGTCATGACTGTCATGAGGCGTCTACCAGGTGTTATGCCTGATTTGCCGGACTGTCATGTAACTGTCATGAGGACTGTCATGAGGATTGAAGCGGTCCCGAGGGACGCGAAAGGCCCCCTCGCGCTACCCCACGGAGCGCAAGGGGGCCGGTCTCGTGGCCGTGAGGTTATCCTCGGCGTGCGGCTGCACTGACCTTGGCCGCGTTCACCTTGGCCTGGTCGGCTTCGCCCTCGAGGCGCTTGGCGTCCGACATCGCTACGCCGCGCTCGTGCTCGAGTCGACGCGCCTCGGCCTCGGCCTTCGCTACCTCAAGCATCTTCTCGGCCTCGGCGATGCGGGCACGCTCACGGGCAATGGTGAGGGCCTCGTTCTTCTCAGCGTCGCGGCGTCGGCCAGCGGCGCTCAGGTCCGCGTAGGCCTGCTTGTTGGCATTCTGCGCGCGGGAGAGTGCACGCTCGGCACGGGCGAGCTGTGCCTCGAGCTCGGGGGTCTGCTCGTCGGCCATGTCGAGCGCGTGGCCTGCTGCGGCGATCGCTGCCTCAGCTGCGCTCACTCGGGCGTTGGTGCGGCTGATTGCGAGGTGTGCGGCTTTCTCGGCGGCGATTGTCTCGGGGGAAGGTGTGAACATGGTGTGTCCTCTCGTCGGTTCTTGGTGGTGGTTCGGTTACTTGGTCAGGGGCGAGTAGGCGGTCGCCGAGGCGACCGCTGCGGCCAGGTGCGATGCGTCCCTCGTACGAGCGGATGCGCGGGCTACTGCGCTGCTGTACTCGCTCGCTGCGCGCTCGTTTCGGTCCGCGATCACCTGCGCGGCTGCGGCGTCCGAGACTGCAGCGGCACGCGCCTGCCGAACCGTTCCGAGGGCCTCGGTGATCCGGGCCTCAGCGGCAGCCCGTTCGGATTCGGCGCGGTTGATCTCCTCGAGCGCCTTCGCGCGTGTGGGCGCGGGGGTCTCGGGGTCAAGTAGCACCCTGCGTGCGGACTTCCCGCGACGCTCGGCCAAACGGGCGGCGCGGACGGCGTTCGACAGTGACGCTGCTGTCATGACTGCGGCTTGCGCGTCGCGTCCGATCTGGTCGCGGTCGTCCTGGTCGATCGTCCTAAGTGCTGCCTGAACGGGTGTCAGGTTCATGCTCATGGTGCTCTCCTTCGGTGTGGTGTGTTGTGTTGTTCTTGCAGGGTTAGGGGGCGGCTGCCCCGGGGTGTGGGTCTGTTGTTCGTGCCGCGATCGCCTCGCGGCGGGCGGCCTCGGCGTCGTCTCCCGCGTCGCGGTAGGCGGCGGCGGCTCGAGTCATGGCGTCGGCCACGGCTGCGCTGTCGCCCCGACGATGAGCGGTGAGGGCCTCGGCGTCGGCCTGGCGGGCGATCGTGAGCGCAGCGGTGGGATCTGCTGCGTCGGGTGTCGGTAGGAACTCAGGTACGTCGTCGCCGGGGTCGGCGGCGTCGGGAAATGGCGGCGGCTCGAGAGTGTCCGCGGTGCCTTGGGTGTCGCTCGTGGGACCTATTGCGGCGTTGATTCGGTAAATGATGGAGCGGCGACTGTTCGCTTCGGTGTCCGTGTCGAGCTCGGTGAGGTATCCGCGAAGCACGAGGCGGTCAAGGGCGTCGCGGAGGGCGTCGCGGTCAGGGATGCGCTTGGTGATCGCGACGCGGTAGACCTCGCGTGCGGTGATCGTGTCGGCGTCGGGGAAGCGGCTACGGATGCGCGTCCACACGTAGTCCGCGTTTCGGTCGGCGTCGGCTGCCTCTGCGGCGGCGTGGGCGGTGACTGCCTGGCCCATGAAGTAGCGTCCGATCGTGGCGGCGCGATCGAGGGCGGCGGCGTCTACCTCGGTCGCGGTCGGGTCGATCGTGAGGGCCAGGAGGGTCGCGAGGCGCACCACGTCGCCGCACCACTTGCCACCGTAGTCGCGGAGGTCGGCCAGGAATCCGCCGGGCCTCATGAGGCCCTCGGTCCACTCGAGCAGGTTCGTCAGCTGGTCGCGGGCGGCGGGTGTGAAGCCGATCGGTGAGGGCTCGTCGCGGTGGTCGCCTCGAGAGTGCACGAGCGCGCTGATCGTGTCGGCGTAGGCGGCGACGATCGCGGGCGTTGCGGGCTCGGGGTTGGGGTGACGGTCTCCGATCCTGGCGGGCGGGAACGCGACCTGAAAGCGTGCGGGTAGGCCTCGAGCGCGTAGGAACGGATCGGCGAGGAAGTCGGCGAGGGGCTCGGGCTGTACCAGGACGCCGACGGTCAGCACGGGCCGGTCGGCACAGATGTCGGGGGCGGATCGGCGCGTGACGTGCATGGGGCCGTTGGACTTGCTTTGCAGGATGGGGTCAGTGTTCGGGGTGCCGCCGTAGCGGTGTCCGGTGACGGTCGCGATTGCGCCGGCCTCGTCGGTGATGAGGCCAACGCCTGCGGGATGCGCCGCGACCGTCGAGACCAGCGCCTCGGGGGTCGCGTCGCCGATCAGCAGCACGGGCGCGGGCGGGATGGTGGCGGCGTCGGCGGCAGCGAGGGCCTCGGCTGCTCGAGCGTCTGCGGCCAGGGCCTCGGCGGTGTCCGGTCCCTCAAGCCGCACGATCTTGTCGGCATCGGCGGCGAGGGTCTCGGCGTGGGTGCGAAGCGAGGCAGCACGGCGGGTCGCGGCGGCGCGGTCCCGGGCCGTGGCGTCCACGAGGCGAGCGGCAGCCTCGCGAAGCGGCGCGATCGCGTCGCGAAGCACAGGGGACTTGCGTTCTGCGGGATCGGCGGCGGCGGCAAGGTAGAGGTTCGCGGCTGCCTCGGTCCATCCCTGGCGCGGCGTGATGGTGACTGTTCCGCCGACTGCCGTCGAGAGCGCGGCGAGGCACGCCACGGCAGGCAGGGCGGAGTCAGTCTGGTACTGCCAGGCGATCGCGGCGACCCACGCGGCCAGGGGCTCGGGTAGTGCGTCGGTAGGGAACGCCGTAGGCAGCGCGTCGGGAGTCACCACGGGGACGCCTCAGATTGGGTGCGTCGTGCGGGGGCGACGTATGCGGCGAGCCATGCCGGGGCGGGGTAGTGGCGTGCGCGAATGTCAGCATCGGACCAACCGAGGCCGCGCAAGTAGGCGACGTAGGCGGGGCCTGCCGGGGTCCGTCCGCGCGTCGCGTCCGGTCGGTGCGCGTCGGGGTAGAGCTTCGCCTCCAGGGCGTCGAGCTGCGCGGTCGCGTCGCGTCGCTGTCGGGCGCGGTGGCGACGGTAGGCAGACGAGTCGAGACCCAGCGCGGCCATGACGCCGCCGCACGTGGGGCTAGGCAGCCAAGTGAACGCGGGTGTCGTGGCGTTCACGATCGGCTCGCCCGGGCTGCGGACGCGGGCGCGGCGAGCAGCGCGGCGACACGTCGGGACTGGTCAGGGGTGAGGGGCGGCGCTTTCGCGACCACGGAAGCGACATACGCGGCGAGCGCATCGCTGTTGCTGCTCATGGGGGTACAGCCGTTCCCCGCCGAAGGGGTCGAGCCGACTAGGCGCGCAAGGGTGCGCGGTCAGGGCCGCAACAGGCAGGGGCGCGCGTCGGAAGCGCGTCGGATGGGGCGCGGGTTAGGCGGTAGTTAGGCCGCGATAGCCGTTCCCTGCCAGGCGGCATGGGTCGGGGGCGCGGACGTCATGACTGCGCGCGTGAGCTTACGGCGTGCCTTCGTCTCGTGGACGGCAACGGATGCTGTTAGGTCGGCAACGCCAGCATGGTGCTTGGCGGTGGCCTGAATGCTCGCGATGATCGCGGCGAGGGCCGACTCGGATTCGGTGCGACGCTCGGTGAGGGACGCGGTCAGCGCGTGGTGCTCGGCGAGGGCCTCGCGGCGGGTGTCGATCGCGGCTGCCTCAGCGCGAAGGTCAGCCATGACTATCAGCGGCGGATGGTCTTTGAGAAGGCTCAGGCCATCGGCGAGCGAAACGACCTCGGGTGCAGGGTTGGCGTGAGCCTCTCGCGCCACCGCACGGAAGCGGACCCGCATGGCTGTGCGAGCAGGAGCAGGCAGGGGCGCGGGCCTGAGCGACGTGCTCAGTGATCGCGTACCCTGATCCATGCGGACTGTCCTCCGTCGTGCCCCCGAGCCGTTCCAGCGGCGGCGGGGGCGTTTCTCTGCCTGCACCCGGGCGGGTGCGTTGGGGCCAAACGTACGGGCGACCATACGGTCATGGCATCCGCGACACGCCGAAGAATGCAAGGTTCACGCGGACTGTGCAGCGAATGATGAAGAATGCCCCGGCGTGTCGCACGTGGGTGTGTCGCGCCGGGGCATTCTGCGGTTTTAGGCGGTGAAGTGCTTCTCGGCGTAGTCGCACGCCGCGAGCAGTTGGCGAGCGGCCTCACGAGCTGCGGCGATGCCTACGATCGGATTCCCGGTGACGCCTTGCATGTCGTGGTGGAACTCAGGTTCGTCGACGACCACGTCTGCGTGGAACTCAGGTTCGTCGACGACCACGTCTGCGTGGAACTCAGGCGGATTCGTCGACATGGCTGGCTTGTCGAGGCTCGCGGTCTGGACCACTTGCCAGCCTCCGATTGTCGTACCTCGGTGGTAGAAGGTTCCGTCGAATTGCCATTCGGGTGTGGTGGTGGATGCCATGGTGCTCTCCTTGTCGTTGGTGTTCTTCGTGGCTGCTGTGGTGGTCGCGGTCGAACGGCTCGGACACCCTTCGGGTGCCAGAAGCTTTGACCCCCTTTCCCCGCCGAAGCGAACCCCCTGGCCTGCCGATCCCCAGGACACGCCGAGTAGACCCGCCCCAAGAGGGGTAGGGCCTTACCCGAACCGACAGGACGTGCCCCGAGGCCTCGGGGGCGCGCAACCCTGCCAGCGATCCCGCCGCGCTCGGGATCAATTCGCGGTGCCCCGCTGGTTCACGGCTAGGGGGCATGGAACGCCGAAGGCTAGAAGCCCTACGCCACCCCCGACAGGTGCCGGGGACGACATAGGGCCGCTAGGCGGGGGCGAGCAGCGTGGTGATGCGTCGGGACTGGTCGGCAGTGAGCGGGGGAGCCTTCGCCACGACGGAAGCGACATATGCGGTGAGCGCTCGGTCTGCGAGGTGCGCGGTGATCCTGTCCTGACGCTGGCCCTCGGGAATATCAAGGCGATCCCACGCGAGGGCGGCGGCGTCGCGGCGCTCCGTGGCCTCATCAGCGAACGTGCGCGCGGTGATCGCGGCAGCGCTGGCGGGGCGTCGGGGTGTGTCGGTACGCTGGTTCATGTCGGGCTCCCTTGAAGTCCGTCCAGGCCCCCGGACCGTTGGCGCGGTTGCGGGGGCATTTCTTTGTCTTTCAAGGCCTTTTTAGTCTGTCGTGGTCCCGGTGATCTTCCTCATCCTTCCCGTCACCGTTCTCTTCGCCGCATACCCGGGGCTCGCGGCACTCCGGCTCGACTTCTGAAGGAGGAGATATGACCAGGATCAAGGCTGCATGTGCAGCATGGAGGCATCGCCAGGGGCCGTTCGAGGACAGGGGAGACGTGCCGGGATGGGTGCTGATCACCTTGATGACTGCCGGGCTCGTCGCCGCGATCTGGGCGGTCGCCGGGCCGGCCCTCACCGGGCTGTTCGACGATGCGATCGCCTCAGTCACGGGTGCGTGACGTGAGGGCGGATCGCGGGAGCGTGATCACCGAGCAGCTGATGGGCATGGTGCTGGTCGTGCTCCTCGCCCTCGGCGTCATGCAGGTCGCGCTCGCGGTCCACGTGCGCAACACCATGATCGAATGCGCGGTCGAAGGCGCGCGTCTCGCGGGGCGTGACGGAGCCGACCTCGCCGACGGTGAAGCGCGCGCCAAGAACCTGGCAGCACAGGCGATCCCCGGCATCGTCACGACGGCGCATGCTCACCGCACCACGGTCGGTGGGCTGCAGGCTGTCGCCGTCGAGCTGTCGGCGTCGATGCCCGTGATCGGCCTGTGGGGCCCCGGGGACTTGAAGGCGCGCGGCACCGCGCTGCAGGAGGGTCCGGGTGCGTGACGTCCGTTCGTGTATCCCTGGCAGCGACCCGGATGGCGAGCCGCGAGCAGCTCCTGACGTCGGGGCCGCCGCAGTGGAGCTCATCGCGCTGACGGTGCTCCTGCTGATCCCGGCGCTGTACCTGATCGTCACTCTAGGGCGAGTGCAGGCCGCTGCGTACGCAGCGGAGGACGCCGCGCAGACCGCGGCCAGGGTCGCCGTGCTCGTCGGCGTAGCGAACCTCGAGTCGGGCGGGTCCTACCCTGGCGCGCTCGATGAGGCGAGCGCACGGGCAGAGGCGGTCCTCCCCGTCGCTTTGGGCGACTTCGGCTTCGCAGCGGACCAGGCGACGCTCGCCCTCGCATGCACCGCTGACCCGTGCCTCACGCCCGGCTCGAGCGTCCTCGCACACGTGACGGTGAACGTGCCGCTTCCCGGTGTTCCCGGCCTCGTCTCTGCAGCGGGCCTCGCAGTGCAGGTGTCCGCCGATGCCACCTCGCCCGTCGACTCGATGGCGGACCAGGCGTGAGGCGGCGGGCGCCCCGGCATCGCGACCGCGGCAGGGCCGACTTCTCGGACTCCGGGAACGTCACCGTGCTCACCCTCGGCGTCGTCGCGGTCCTGCTCGCGGTCGTCCTGGTGGTGGCGTCGTCCACCGCAGTCCAACTGCAGCGGGTCCGTCTACTCCACCTCGCCGACGAGCTGGCGCTCGACGCCGCGGACTCCGCAGACGTCGGGGCCTACTTCGCCGGGGACTCCGGCGCTCCCGACGTCGCCGGGGTGGCCCTCGCGACGGCACGCATGACGACAGCTGTGGACGATCATCTGGCAGCCGCGAGCGAGCGCCACGGCGTCCAGGGCGCCGCCGTGGCCGACGTGACCACCCCCGACGGATCGACGGCGGTCGTGGAGGTCGAGCTACGTGTGCATCCCCTGTTCGACCTGAGCGCACTGGCGCCCTTCGCCGACGGGATCGTCCTGCGAGCCGAGTCGAGCGCGCGCGCCTCCTGACTCCTGCCGCGAGAGCTGCGCCCTCGCACCCCGTGCCGGTCGCGCGCGTTCGGGCCTGCGCGAGCCCGCTTCCTGCCGGCAGTGCTCGCACCACGATCTCACGGCCGCGCGAGGGCGCGATCTCGCGGCCGCGCGAGGGTGCGATCTCGCGGCCGCGCATCGGGCAAATCGCCCAAGGCAGGGACTTAGGTCCCCTGGCCGGACCCGCCTCCAGGCGTGGGATGGAAGGCAGGTGGTCCTGCGTCGGCGCAGGGCCGCAGGCGGTGCGGCGCGCACCCCGCATGCCTCACCGTCCGACGGGGAGGAGAGGGAATGATGCGCAAGAGAGCAGTACCGATCGCGGGTGCCGTGCTGGTCGCGGCCATGCTCGCCACGCCAGCCGCGGCGAAGGGCAGGCCGACCGCCGAGGACTTCGGCAACAACCTGTCGCAACCGTCGATGTACGTCCTCGGCGAGGGCGTCACAGCGATACCGTCGACGGCGCCGCAGCCGCGCGTCGCGTGCGACGGTGCGCCCCACGCACCCGGAACCGATGGGGTTCCTGCCACGACCGACGGCTACTGGCTCCAGAAGACCGCCGCGACGTGGGGTGGCACGTGCGTCACGGCCTCGCAGGCGACGGTTCGTGTCGACTGGGGCGACAACCTCATGGGGGACACCGCGCTGAAGGCAGGCAAGGTGATCCGTGTCGAGGTCGGGCTCGAGGCCCTGACGACGAGCGGCGGCGACCTGACGCCTGCCGACGCCATCGGCTACACGATCGTGAACCTGTCGGAGGAGGGTGTGCCTGACCGGCTCGCGGTCTACGGCACCGCCGACACCGTGGGGTCCCCGTCACCGGTGATGGTGTGGGATCACGACGCCGACCTCACGATCGCTACCCTGGCCGACGACGGCTCGGTGTCGGCCTCCTTCACCACTGTCGCGACTGCCGAGGTCAACTCGACCGGGAAGATCGTCTACGGCTTCAACTGGGGTCAGAAGGGCGACTTCCCGCCAGCGGGCGACTACGTGATCACGTTCACCGTCTCGGACGACACCACGATCGCGTGCGTCGTCGGGTGGGATCCCGACACGATGGATCGCCACGACCACAGCGTGTCGCTCGACATCACCCTGAGCGCAAGTGCAGGAGGTGGGTCGCACGCCCGCTAGGTCGACGGCGGCACGACCCGGACGCCCCCTGCGCCCTCCCGGTCAGGAGGCGTCTGCGGTCTGCGCCGCGTCGACCGCTGCAGCCCACGCGTCGTCCGCGGTGAACTCGCCGGCCTCCACCTGGTCGACGACGTGCTCGACCGAGGTGCGGATCGTCGTGTTCTTCTGTGCGTAGTAGATCTCACCGGTGAGGTCCTGAGCGGTCTTGGTGAAGATCGTTCCGATCGGCGCGTTGTTGAAGAACGAGTCGGAGTAGGCCTGGATGCTCGCGTCGGTGTAGAGGGCCGGGGTCGCGGGGAACGCGCCCACCGCCTGGAAGCGGGCCAGCTGCTGGGCGTCCTCCATGAGCCACTGGATGAACGCGTAGGCGGCGGCGGTCGTCGCCTCGTCCGACTGTGCGGGGATCGT
This genomic window contains:
- a CDS encoding pilus assembly protein — encoded protein: MRDVRSCIPGSDPDGEPRAAPDVGAAAVELIALTVLLLIPALYLIVTLGRVQAAAYAAEDAAQTAARVAVLVGVANLESGGSYPGALDEASARAEAVLPVALGDFGFAADQATLALACTADPCLTPGSSVLAHVTVNVPLPGVPGLVSAAGLAVQVSADATSPVDSMADQA
- a CDS encoding recombinase family protein, coding for MDAAVYCRISRDADGRGEGVERQEADARALADRLGLTVAHVYVDNDLGASTRSRAARPEYAAMLEAARGGKFGAVIAYSNSRLTRRPREWEDLIELAEKYGIRIMTCVSGSADFSTADGRAVARTIAAWDAAEAERTGERVKRAFDQRAEEGRPHGMRAYGWDRIDGQDVVNDAEADVIREASRRVITGESLRAIVADLNARGVPAPRVEKWTTISLRQIIVRDRNAGRRVHRGKVVGMGSWEPIVDADTLERVKAVVTDPSRRHLRMGQPRKWLLSGVAECGKCGATVRGNAGKTGATRYICPKCFGVRRSVELVDSVVESVMVERLALPDAPNLFGGDADALEEARGRLEGARARMATAADQFAEGTISAEQLARITARLRVDEAAALEAVRASEPVQVLGDFSADTVREVWAEASAEQRREVIRTLMRVTILPVGSGFRPGPESIAIEWRT
- a CDS encoding TadE/TadG family type IV pilus assembly protein; this translates as MITEQLMGMVLVVLLALGVMQVALAVHVRNTMIECAVEGARLAGRDGADLADGEARAKNLAAQAIPGIVTTAHAHRTTVGGLQAVAVELSASMPVIGLWGPGDLKARGTALQEGPGA
- a CDS encoding pilus assembly protein TadG-related protein, giving the protein MRRRAPRHRDRGRADFSDSGNVTVLTLGVVAVLLAVVLVVASSTAVQLQRVRLLHLADELALDAADSADVGAYFAGDSGAPDVAGVALATARMTTAVDDHLAAASERHGVQGAAVADVTTPDGSTAVVEVELRVHPLFDLSALAPFADGIVLRAESSARAS
- a CDS encoding DUF3987 domain-containing protein → MVTPDALPTAFPTDALPEPLAAWVAAIAWQYQTDSALPAVACLAALSTAVGGTVTITPRQGWTEAAANLYLAAAADPAERKSPVLRDAIAPLREAAARLVDATARDRAAATRRAASLRTHAETLAADADKIVRLEGPDTAEALAADARAAEALAAADAATIPPAPVLLIGDATPEALVSTVAAHPAGVGLITDEAGAIATVTGHRYGGTPNTDPILQSKSNGPMHVTRRSAPDICADRPVLTVGVLVQPEPLADFLADPFLRARGLPARFQVAFPPARIGDRHPNPEPATPAIVAAYADTISALVHSRGDHRDEPSPIGFTPAARDQLTNLLEWTEGLMRPGGFLADLRDYGGKWCGDVVRLATLLALTIDPTATEVDAAALDRAATIGRYFMGQAVTAHAAAEAADADRNADYVWTRIRSRFPDADTITAREVYRVAITKRIPDRDALRDALDRLVLRGYLTELDTDTEANSRRSIIYRINAAIGPTSDTQGTADTLEPPPFPDAADPGDDVPEFLPTPDAADPTAALTIARQADAEALTAHRRGDSAAVADAMTRAAAAYRDAGDDAEAARREAIAARTTDPHPGAAAP